The Methanothermobacter sp. genome segment CTCTGGAAATCGCAAGAAGGTCACATCCACATGAATTTGTGGCGCTCCTTGAGGGAAAACAGGAGGGTGATGCACTTCACATCACTGGCCTCATATTCCTGCCATCAAGGACCTCTGATGAGGGTGCTGTTATGGATGTCCTGATGCTCCCACCCTTTACAGGTATTGTGGGGTCGGTGCACTCCCATCCTGGCCCCAGCAATTTACCTTCAGGTGCTGATATGCAGTTCTTCTCAAAGAATGGTCTTTTCCATATGATAATAGCACACCCCTACACTTTAGAAACGGTTGCAGCCTATACAAGGCAGGGTGTGACTGTTGGGTTTGAGATTGTTTAAAAAGGAATATTTTGTTTTTGGGATTATTGGGTCTAGTTAAATTATAAAAAAGGGATTTTTAGGGGGGGTCTAATTGTTGGTAGACTTATATTTCTATTGCAACAGCATCGTCCACGTTCTCAAGTTTCTTGACCTCATCTATGACCTCAGAGGGGACACTCTGGTCAACCTTGAGGACCATGACGGCCTCTCCACCGATCTCCTTCCTTCCAACCTGCATGGTAGCTATGTTTATCTGGTGCTCACCCAGCTTGGTGCCGATGGCCCCTATAGTACCTGGGAGGTCCCTGTAGCGTGCTATTATCATTGTACCCTCTGGCTTCACATCCACCCTGTATCCATTGATACCGATTATCGTGGGCTCCTTGATATGGGTGGCCTCCACGCTGAACTCGCCCCTGTCAGAAACAGCCCTTACCATTATTATGGACCTGTAGCCATCAGCCTCTGACCTCTTGGCCTCTGTAACCACGATACCCCTCTTCTTTGCAATTGTCGGTGCATTTATGAGGTTCACTGGTTCTGTGAGTATGGGGTTCAGGATGGCCTGCAGCATGGTCCTTGTGAGGATATCAAACTGCATATCTGCAAGTTCACCGCAGTAGGTGACGTCCAGTTTCTCTATGTTACCTGGGAGGGCCTGTGTGATGATGCTGCCCAGTTTCTCTGCGATTTCGGTGTAGGGTCTGAGGGACTTGTAGGTTTCCTGGTCCAGCACTGGCATGTTAAGGACGTTCCTGGGTGAACCTCCCTGAAAGACAGTTTTTATCTCATTTGCAACTATTATTGCGGCGTCCCTCTGGGCCTCAGCTGTTGAGGCGCCTATATGTGGTGTGAGGACAACGTTCTCAAGTTCAAGTAATGGGCTACCCTCTGGGGGCTCCTCCTCGAATACGTCGAGGGCCGCTCCTGCTATTTCACCATCCTTCAGGGCCCTGTAGAGGGCTTCCTCGTCGATTATACCTCCACGGGCACAGTTAACTATGAATGCGGTTTCCTTCATCAGTTTAAGT includes the following:
- a CDS encoding Mov34/MPN/PAD-1 family protein — protein: MDQRVPDRMGLIERILDFMGVKPVRSVLVDSDVMEEALEIARRSHPHEFVALLEGKQEGDALHITGLIFLPSRTSDEGAVMDVLMLPPFTGIVGSVHSHPGPSNLPSGADMQFFSKNGLFHMIIAHPYTLETVAAYTRQGVTVGFEIV
- the serA gene encoding phosphoglycerate dehydrogenase, producing the protein MKVLIADSINEKGISELEEVAEVVVNTTITPEELLEAIKDFDAIVVRSRTKVTREVIEAAPRLKIIARAGVGVDNVDVKAATERGIMVINAPESTSITVAEHSIGLMLALARKIPLADKSVKEGKWEKNRFMGIELNGKTLGIIGMGRIGSQVVLRTKAFGMNILVYDPYISREAAEEMGVTVTDLETLLRESDIVTIHVPLTPETRHLISEDELKLMKETAFIVNCARGGIIDEEALYRALKDGEIAGAALDVFEEEPPEGSPLLELENVVLTPHIGASTAEAQRDAAIIVANEIKTVFQGGSPRNVLNMPVLDQETYKSLRPYTEIAEKLGSIITQALPGNIEKLDVTYCGELADMQFDILTRTMLQAILNPILTEPVNLINAPTIAKKRGIVVTEAKRSEADGYRSIIMVRAVSDRGEFSVEATHIKEPTIIGINGYRVDVKPEGTMIIARYRDLPGTIGAIGTKLGEHQINIATMQVGRKEIGGEAVMVLKVDQSVPSEVIDEVKKLENVDDAVAIEI